The following proteins come from a genomic window of Rutidosis leptorrhynchoides isolate AG116_Rl617_1_P2 chromosome 10, CSIRO_AGI_Rlap_v1, whole genome shotgun sequence:
- the LOC139871108 gene encoding heat shock 70 kDa protein 3-like, whose translation MVLSSTTQTSIDLECLHDGIDFSMKFTRTKFEELNTGFFKKCINTLENCLNDAIMKKSCVDEIILVGGSTRIPKIQQMLQDFFDGKQLCKTVNPDEAVAYGAAVIAAKLSGTGNIVQNVVLSDVTPLSLGVDTRGTKYDVIQRNTAITTSNAKNYCWKLIVAFTHKPFEWEWLN comes from the coding sequence ATGGTTCTTTCGTCTACTACTCAAACGTCAATTGATTTGGAATGTTTACACGATGGGATCGATTTCTCTATGAAATTTACTAGAACGAAATTTGAAGAGCTAAACACTGGCTTCTTTAAAAAGTGCATCAATACTCTTGAAAATTGTTTAAATGATGCAATTATGAAGAAGTCGTGTGTAGATGAGATAATTCTTGTTGGTGGGTCAACTAGGATACCGAAAATCCAACAAATGTTGCAGGATTTTTTTGATGGTAAGCAGCTATGCAAAACTGTGAACCCTGATGAAGCAGTTGCGTATGGTGCAGCCGTAATAGCTGCAAAGTTAAGCGGTACGGGTAACATAGTTCAAAACGTGGTGTTATCAGATGTAACTCCTTTATCACTTGGTGTAGATACAAGGGGAACAAAATATGATGTGATTCAACGAAACACGGCAATTACTACGAGTAATGCTAAAAATTACTGTTGGAAATTAATTGTCGCTTTCACCCACAAACCTTTTGAGTGGGAATGGTTGAATTAA